From the genome of Henckelia pumila isolate YLH828 unplaced genomic scaffold, ASM3356847v2 CTG_601:::fragment_2:::debris, whole genome shotgun sequence, one region includes:
- the LOC140873459 gene encoding uncharacterized protein, with amino-acid sequence MECNRDEAVRAKEIAERKFAAKDIKGASKFALKARSLYPELDGISQMLMTLEIYLCAEEKKIQEECDWYGVLGVNPFADDETIRKQYRKLALLLHPDKNRFSGAEGAFQLVSQAWNLLSDKSKRMAYDRRYGVAFQQRNQNIKVGPSTPMQNGFYKFAKTVASLPRGPNCNSNKMNRIPKDNSGNRNGVPKDSFHGKDGVTKGNNTIKRDLSSGPPPSLKERQTFWTVCDRCRMQYEYLRVYLNHHLLCPNCHEAYFAIEIEPPSSRGSKRSSSQSANSKLWKNASYQGSNALRKNSVTTHTGTPGFSHNNESNHSNLQWAPFSESTGSTTAFQAANMVKQAYEKVKKERQKAQAATRRGETLRGKNPASKRPVSAEISGRSDAVKRRKGVDSFGNSMKTTKHGICETGTIQVTDFSVVKQGTLKQHTSNHLLMEKGRKEILKKLNEHMPDNMMNPVAEEVHENTKEIGTANTNNGPSGEQVDQMLVTVPDPDFHDFDKDRTVQCFGNNQVWAMYDDDDGMPRHYTMIHSVISLNPFKMRLSWLNSMTNDGLGHVNWFINGFSRTCGEFRTGRLDICTSLDCFSHKVRFVKCTPETIQIFPQRGDVWALYRNWSSDWNELTEYEVIHKYDMVEVLEDYVDEYGVIVVPLVKISGFKAVFHQHFNPDKIHRIPMEEMSRFSHQVPSTLLTGKEGAKILKDCRELDPASIPLEILQALSEIEVINFLETDKDGESVKEVDCDGNPGTNNVVGGVSQIKGTELSENEG; translated from the exons ATGGAGTGCAACAGAGATGAGGCTGTGAGAGCAAAAGAAATCGCTGAGAGGAAGTTTGCAGCAAAGGACATTAAGGGGGCAAGTAAATTTGCTCTGAAGGCTAGGAGTTTATACCCTGAATTAGACGGCATTTCCCAAATGTTGATGACTCTTGAGATCTATCTTTGTGCTGAAGAGAAGAAAATCCAAGAAGAATGTGACTGGTATGGTGTGCTCGGTGTGAATCCTTTCGCTGATGATGAGACCATAAGAAAACAGTATAGGAAACTTGCTCTCCTCCTTCATCCTGACAAAAACAGATTCAGTGGGGCTGAAGGGGCGTTTCAACTTGTCTCGCAAGCCTGGAATTTACTTTCAGATAAGTCCAAGAGAATGGCATACGATAGGAGGTATGGTGTGGCATTCCAGCAAAGAAATCAGAATATAAAGGTAGGTCCTTCAACGCCAATGCAAAATGGGTTCTACAAATTTGCAAAAACTGTAGCTTCGCTGCCAAGGGGTCCAAATTGCAATTCTAATAAGATGAACCGGATTCCTAAGGATAATTCTGGTAACAGGAATGGGGTTCCAAAGGATAGTTTTCATGGCAAGGATGGGGTTACAAAGGGTAATAATACTATCAAGAGGGACCTCTCTTCTGGTCCTCCCCCTTCTCTCAAGGAGCGTCAAACGTTTTGGACGGTCTGTGATCGATGTAGGATGCAATATGAATATCTCAGAGTGTATCTCAATCACCATCTTCTTTGCCCCAATTGCCACGAGGCCTACTTTGCTATTGAAATCGAGCCTCCATCTAGCCGAGGGTCCAAGAGATCGTCCTCTCAGTCTGCCAACTCTAAGCTATGGAAAAATGCAAGCTATCAGGGAAGTAATGCCCTGCGAAAAAACTCAGTCACTACTCATACAGGAACTCCAGGCTTCAGTCACAATAACGAGTCAAATCATAGTAACTTACAGTGGGCTCCTTTCTCTGAGTCAACAGGCTCTACTACTGCTTTTCAAGCAGCAAATATGGTTAAGCAGGCTTATGAGAAAGTTAAGAAGGAAAGGCAGAAAGCACAGGCTGCCACTAGAAGAGGGGAGACATTGCGAGGAAAGAATCCTGCTTCCAAAAGACCAGTGTCTGCTGAAATCTCTGGCCGTTCTGATGCTGTGAAGAGGAGAAAAGGTGTTGACAGCTTTGGTAATAGCATGAAGACTACAAAACACGGGATCTGTGAAACTGGAACCATTCAGGTCACAGATTTCTCTGTTGTCAAACAGGGGACCTTGAAGCAACATACAAGCAACCATTTGCTGATGGAGAAGGGTCGTAAGGAAATACTTAAGAAATTAAATGAACACATGCCAGATAACATGATGAATCCAGTAGCTGAGGAGGTTCATGAAAATACCAAAGAGATTGGCACTGCAAACACTAACAATG GTCCTTCTGGGGAGCAGGTCGATCAAATGTTGGTAACTGTTCCTGACCCCGATTTTCATGATTTTGACAAAGACAGAACAGTGCAATGTTTCGGAAACAACCAAGTATGGGCCAtgtatgatgatgatgatggaaTGCCGAGACACTATACCATGATTCACAGTGTGATATCTCTAAATCCATTCAAGATGAGGCTGAGTTGGCTAAATTCTATGACTAATGATGGACTAGGGCATGTAAATTGGTTTATTAATGGCTTTTCTAGAACATGCGGGGAATTTAGAACTGGCAGACTTGACATCTGCACCTCTTTAGACTGTTTCTCACACAAAGTACGATTTGTAAAATGCACTCCAGAGACCATTCAAATATTTCCTCAAAGAGGTGACGTTTGGGCTTTGTACAGGAATTGGTCCTCTGATTGGAACGAGCTCACTGAATATGAAGTAATACACAAATACGACATGGTAGAAGTACTTGAAGACTATGTAGACGAATATGGTGTTATTGTTGTTCCCTTAGTTAAAATCTCTGGGTTTAAAGCCGTTTTCCATCAACATTTTAACCCAGATAAAATACATAGAATTCCAATGGAAGAAATGTCTCGGTTTTCTCATCAAGTGCCGTCCACTTTGCTCACAGGTAAAGAAGGAGCAAAGATTCTTAAGGATTGTCGTGAGCTAGATCCTGCATCTATTCCATTAGAAATTCTTCAAGCATTGTCAGAAATCGAAGTGATCAACTTTCTGGAGACTGACAAGGACGGTGAGTCTGTGAAGGAAGTTGATTGTGATGGGAATCCTGGCACCAACAATGTGGTTGGAGGAGTTTCTCAAATTAAGGGAACTGAACTCTCGGAGAATGAAGGGTGA
- the LOC140873448 gene encoding squamosa promoter-binding-like protein 12, with protein MSYFSDMEWNSKWDWENFGGFSWKANESPKKLHLADWMVVDDGEINGGSFNLSGGGGGSGASGSDGGHGSSAKSSISASVDSFTQDGIQTPNFRFMSSGSFGKKMDMNGTEISRTSPSLNALVEPLIGLKLGKRTYFENSGNGGNIKTTSLSVMPASSSSTPKKTKSSCQNTPTPRCQVEDCNLDLSMAKEYHRKHRVCDSHSKCPKVIVGGVERRFCQQCSRFHGLSEFDEKKRSCRRRLSDHNARRRKPQQETIQFTSSRLSSQFYGGRQQMSFLPNNAPILHSRTPANSTWDSACNSKFTITKGYSFKPNGYGGTDEQLLVPGPSIKLHGNTASFLASKYSATEILNPGSKGALRSSQVDAAPEYNRALSLLSTNSWGSESISMHANVANITRPMVQHSIPEGVPLTSSEMWVSGQQSTDFRPQLFATTNTFQENHLLKTAYEPDFNSSILN; from the exons ATGAGCTATTTTTCTGACATGGAGTGGAATTCCAAGTGGGATTGGGAGAACTTCGGTGGTTTCAGTTGGAAAGCGAATGAAAGTCCCAAGAAGTTGCATTTGGCTGACTGGATGGTTGTTGATGATGGAGAAATCAATGGTGGATCCTTCAATCTATCAGGTGGTGGTGGTGGGAGTGGTGCCTCTGGCTCTGACGGTGGGCACGGCTCTTCAGCGAAGAGCTCGATTTCAGCTTCTGTGGATTCCTTTACACAGGATGGGATACAAACTCCTAACTTCAGGTTCATGTCCTCTGGAAGTTTTGGCAAGAAAATGGATATGAATGGAACTGAGATTTCTAGAACTTCTCCATCTTTGAATGCTTTAGTGGAACCGCTAATCGGTCTGAAACTTGGAAAGAGGACTTATTTCGAGAATAGTGGGAACGGGGGGAATATTAAGACAACATCACTTTCTGTGATGCCTGCTTCGTCCAGCAGTACACctaagaaaacaaaatcatcTTGTCAGAACACCCCTACACCACGGTGTCAAGTCGAGGACTGCAATCTTGATCTTTCAATGGCCAAGGAATATCACAGAAAGCACAGAGTTTGTGATAGCCATTCCAAATGTCCAAAGGTTATTGTTGGAGGTGTTGAACGTCGTTTTTGCCAGCAGTGTAGCAG GTTTCATGGTTTGTCTGAATTTGACGAAAAGAAGCGCAGTTGTCGAAGAAGACTTTCTGATCATAATGCACGACGCCGCAAGCCGCAACAGGAAACTATCCAGTTTACCTCATCAAGGCTCTCATCGCAATTTTATG GAGGAAGGCAACAAATGAGTTTTCTGCCAAACAACGCCCCAATTCTTCATTCTCGAACTCCTGCAAATTCTACATGGGATAGCGCATGCAACTCCAAGTTCACTATTACAAAAGGATATTCTTTTAAGCCTAATGGATATGGAGGAACTGATGAGCAATTGCTTGTACCAGGTCCAAGTATCAAGTTGCATGGCAATACAGCCAGTTTTTTGGCATCCAAGTACTCGGCAACTGAGATCTTGAATCCAG GTTCCAAGGGAGCCCTTCGGTCTTCCCAAGTAGATGCAGCACCGGAATATAACCGTGCTCTCTCTCTTCTGTCAACTAATTCGTGgggttctgaatccatttcaaTGCATGCAAATGTGGCCAACATTACTCGTCCCATGGTACAGCATTCGATACCAGAAGGTGTTCCCCTCACTTCTTCGGAAATGTGGGTGTCTGGACAGCAGTCCACCGATTTCAGACCTCAATTATTTGCCACCACCAACACATTTCAGGAAAACCACCTTCTCAAAACGGCGTACGAGCCTGATTTTAATTCCAGTATCTTGAACTGA
- the LOC140873490 gene encoding flavonoid 3',5'-methyltransferase-like isoform X2 codes for MKEKYDHPTILQSHALSKYILRTFAYPREHEQLEAIRMATVEKYSYMSAMSVSADVGLFISMLVKIMNAKKTIEVGVFTGYSLLATALALPHDGKGEEGAFDFAFVDADKPNYINYHEQLLKLIKIGGIIAYDNTLWGGSVVETDEDRVVSFLKEWRNSIMEFNDFLAKDSRIELVLLSIGDGLTLCRRLN; via the exons ATGAAAGAAAAGTATGATCATCCCACCATTCTACAAAGCCATGCACTTTCCAAg TACATTTTGAGAACATTTGCATACCCGAGAGAACATGAACAACTGGAGGCAATAAGGATGGCCACCGTTGAAAAGTACAGCtacat GAGCGCGATGAGTGTGTCTGCGGACGTAGGATTATTCATATCGATGCTAGTGAAAATCATGAATGCCAAGAAAACCATAGAAGTTGGGGTTTTTACTGGTTACTCTCTTCTGGCCACTGCTCTTGCACTTCCTCATGATGGCAAA GGTGAAGAAGGCGCATTTGATTTTGCATTTGTTGATGCTGATAAACCAAACTACATAAACTACCACGAACAACTGTTGAAATTGATCAAAATCGGAGGGATAATTGCCTACGACAACACCCTGTGGGGTGGATCAGTAGTAGAAACCGATGAGGATCGAGTTGTGAGCTTTTTGAAGGAGTGGAGAAATTCGATCATGGAATTCAACGATTTCTTGGCAAAAGATTCTCGAATTGAATTAGTTCTTCTTTCCATTGGAGATGGGCTCACTCTATGCAGACGTCTCAATTAG
- the LOC140873490 gene encoding flavonoid 3',5'-methyltransferase-like isoform X1 encodes MKEKYDHPTILQSHALSKYILRTFAYPREHEQLEAIRMATVEKYSYMSAMSVSADVGLFISMLVKIMNAKKTIEVGVFTGYSLLATALALPHDGKIMAIDIDREAYETGLPSIQKAKVEDKIQFIQSDANQVLKELFAKGEEGAFDFAFVDADKPNYINYHEQLLKLIKIGGIIAYDNTLWGGSVVETDEDRVVSFLKEWRNSIMEFNDFLAKDSRIELVLLSIGDGLTLCRRLN; translated from the exons ATGAAAGAAAAGTATGATCATCCCACCATTCTACAAAGCCATGCACTTTCCAAg TACATTTTGAGAACATTTGCATACCCGAGAGAACATGAACAACTGGAGGCAATAAGGATGGCCACCGTTGAAAAGTACAGCtacat GAGCGCGATGAGTGTGTCTGCGGACGTAGGATTATTCATATCGATGCTAGTGAAAATCATGAATGCCAAGAAAACCATAGAAGTTGGGGTTTTTACTGGTTACTCTCTTCTGGCCACTGCTCTTGCACTTCCTCATGATGGCAAA ataaTGGCTATTGACATAGACCGGGAAGCATATGAGACGGGATTGCCATCTATTCAAAAGGCCAAAGTGGAGGACAAAATTCAATTCATTCAGTCTGATGCTAATCAAGttctcaaggaactttttgccaaa GGTGAAGAAGGCGCATTTGATTTTGCATTTGTTGATGCTGATAAACCAAACTACATAAACTACCACGAACAACTGTTGAAATTGATCAAAATCGGAGGGATAATTGCCTACGACAACACCCTGTGGGGTGGATCAGTAGTAGAAACCGATGAGGATCGAGTTGTGAGCTTTTTGAAGGAGTGGAGAAATTCGATCATGGAATTCAACGATTTCTTGGCAAAAGATTCTCGAATTGAATTAGTTCTTCTTTCCATTGGAGATGGGCTCACTCTATGCAGACGTCTCAATTAG
- the LOC140873485 gene encoding large ribosomal subunit protein uL22y, with product MVKYSREPDNSTKSCKARGSDLRVHFKNTRETAHAIRKLPLSKAKRYLEDVLTHKQAIPFTRFCRGVGRTAQAKNRHSNGQGRWPVKSAKFILDLLKNAESNAEVKGLDVDALFISHIQVNQAQKQRRRTYRAHGRINPYMSSPCHIELILSEKEEPVKKEPESQLATSKPRKA from the exons ATG GTGAAGTACTCGAGAGAGCCCGACAACTCTACTAAAT CTTGCAAGGCTAGGGGATCCGATCTCAGAGTTCATTTCAAG AACACTAGGGAGACTGCACATGCCATCAGAAAGCTGCCACTGTCCAAGGCCAAGAGATATTTGGAGGATGTGCTTACCCACAAGCAGGCCATTCCTTTCACTCGCTTCTGTCGTGGTGTTGGGCGAACTGCTCAGGCAAAGAACAGGCATTCTAATGGACAGGGTCGCTGGCCTGTGAAATCTGCCAAGTTCATCTTGGATTTACTGAAAAATGCAGAAAGTAATGCGGAG GTTAAAGGCCTGGATGTGGATGCGCTTTTCATATCTCACATTCAAGTTAACCAGGCTCAAAAGCAAAGGCGCCGCACATACCGTGCTCATGGAAGAATAAACC CCTACATGTCATCTCCCTGCCACATTGAACTGATTCTTTCGGAAAAGGAAGAGCCAGTCAAGAAAGAG CCTGAATCACAGTTGGCTACTAGCAAACCTAGGAAGGCTTGA
- the LOC140873450 gene encoding probable pre-mRNA-splicing factor ATP-dependent RNA helicase DEAH2 isoform X2, producing MGTERKRKVSLFDVVDEASVSAKISKANGIDGMTSSASTINRWNGRPLSQRYHEILDKRKSLPVWHQKDEFLKALKANQALVLVGETGSGKTTQIPQFVLEAVEIESPDKRKKFMVGCTQPRRVAAMSVSRRVAEEMDVTIGEEVGYSIRFEDCSSARTVLKYLTDGMLLREAMTDPLLERYKVIILDEAHERTLATDVLFGLLKEVLKNRPDLKLVVMSATLEAEKFQGYFNGAPLMKVPGRLHPVEIFYTQDPERDYLEAAIKTVIQIHTFEGPGDILVFLTGEEEIEDACRKMTKEIANIGDQVGPVKIVPLYSTLPPAMQQKIFEAAPPPVVEGGPPGRKIVVSTNIAETSLTIDGIVFVIDPGFAKQKVYNPRIRVESLLVSPISKASAHQRSGRAGRTQPGKCFRLYTEKSFHNDLVAQTYPEILRSNLANTVLTLKKLGIDDLVHFDFMDPPAPETLMRALEVLNYLGALDDDGNLTKLGEIMSELPLDPQMAKMLVVSPEFNCSNEILSVSAMLSDSCSFSVFSHEANGIFSPLCIC from the exons ATGGGAACAGAGAGGAAAAGGAAGGTAAGCCTGTTTGATGTGGTGGACGAGGCATCGGTGTCGGCGAAGATCTCCAAAGCCAATGGAATTGATGGAATGACTTCTTCTGCTTCGACAATTAACCGGTGGAATGGAAGGCCTCTCTCTCAGAGATATCACGAGATTCTAGATAAAAGGAAGTCCCTCCCCGTATGGCATCAGAAAGATGAGTTCTTGAAGGCGCTTAAAGCTAATCAAGCCCTAGTTCTTGTTGGGGAAACTGGCAGCGGTAAAACCACTCAG ATTCCTCAGTTTGTTCTGGAAGCAGTAGAGATAGAGTCTCCTGATAAGCGTAAGAAGTTCATGGTTGGATGCACCCAGCCTCGGAGAGTGGCTGCAATGTCTGTTTCAAGAAGAGTGGCTGAAGAGATGGATGTAACTATTGGGGAGGAGGTAGGCTATAGTATTCGTTTTGAAGACTGCAGCAGTGCTAGAACAGTTTTGAA GTACTTAACTGATGGTATGCTTCTGAGAGAAGCAATGACTGATCCACTCTTGGAGAGATACAAAGTGATCATACTTGATGAGGCTCATGAGAGAACTTTGGCAACAGATGTTCTTTTTGGGCTTCTGAAGGAAGTGCTGAAAAATAGGCCTGACTTGAAGCTAGTAGTCATGAGTGCTACGCTTGAGGCTGAAAAATTTCAGGGTTATTTTAATGGTGCACCACTAATGAAAGTCCCGGGAAGGCTTCACCCAGTTGAGATTTTTTACACACAGGATCCTGAAAGAGATTACCTGGAAGCCGCTATTAAGACTGTCATTCAGATACACACGTTTGAAGGTCCTGGGGATATACTTGTGTTTTTAACAGGAGAAGAGGAAATTGAAGATGCATGTCGCAAAATGACAAAAGAAATAGCCAACATTGGAGATCAAGTTGGACCAGTCAAAATAGTGCCACTATACTCGACCCTTCCTCCAGCTATGCAGCAGAAGATTTTTGAAGCTGCACCACCTCCAGTGGTGGAGGGTGGTCCACCAGGAAGGAAGATTGTCGTGTCTACAAATATTGCTGAAACCTCTTTAACCATTGATGGTATAGTTTTTGTTATAGATCCAGGGTTTGCAAAACAGAAGGTATATAACCCACGGATTCGTGTTGAGTCTCTCTTGGTTTCACCTATATCAAAGGCTAGTGCTCATCAACGTTCAGGGCGTGCTGGTAGAACTCAACCAGGGAAGTGTTTCAGGCTGTATACTGAAAAAAGTTTCCATAACGATCTTGTGGCGCAGACATATCCAGAGATACTGCGGTCGAACCTTGCAAATACAGTACTTACTTTGAAGAAACTGGGAATAGACGATTTGGTCCATTTTGATTTTATGGACCCACCTGCACCAGAGACACTAATGAGGGCACTGGAGGTCTTGAATTACTTAGGAGCCCTTGACGATGATGGAAATTTGACCAAGTTAGGTGAAATCATGAGTGAACTTCCATTAGATCCTCAAA